In Synechocystis sp. PCC 6714, the following are encoded in one genomic region:
- the sir gene encoding sulfite reductase, ferredoxin dependent, whose translation MVTTPTAAPRKPSKVEGIKERSNYLREPLATELLNDANYFTDDAVQILKFHGSYQQDNRDNRVKGQEKDYQFMLRTRNPGGFIPAQLYTALDDLSKTHGNQTLRVTTRQGLQIHGIVKKDLKMAIATVVNNLGSTLGACGDINRNVMAPAAPFRDKPEYGYAWDYANKVADLLSPQSGAYYEIWLDGEKVISAEEAPEVKAARQKALNGTNLDDPKEPIYGQQFMPRKFKISVTVPGDNSIDVYTHDISLVVITDRHGELRGFNVLAGGGLGRTHNKEETFARAADPIGYVGKDDVYDLVKAIVATQRDYGDRHNRRHARMKYLLADWGVEKFRKQVEKYLGKPFQSFKPLPAWRYQDYLGWHEQGDGKLFFGLSVENGRIKDEGDFQLKTALRKVVDQFQLPLRLTANHNILLYDINAQDKAAIEQIFQQHGVVTDPEAIDTLVRYSMACPALPTCGLAVTESERIMPSVNARLRDLLNSLDLPNESIVTRMTGCPNGCARPYMAEIGFVGSAPNTYQVWLAGSPHQERLAEAYTEKMPLEQLESFFEPLFVFFKQNRKAKESFGDFCHRVGFTALREFSQGYTVPAKGNKNRKNQRRVSLSDEMYAQLKARSERDNCPMNQIVQEALTAYLGK comes from the coding sequence ATGGTAACCACCCCCACCGCTGCCCCCCGTAAACCGTCCAAGGTAGAAGGCATCAAGGAAAGAAGCAATTATTTACGGGAACCTCTGGCCACCGAACTGTTGAATGATGCTAACTATTTTACGGACGATGCTGTCCAAATTTTGAAATTCCACGGTTCCTACCAGCAGGACAATCGGGACAATCGGGTTAAGGGGCAAGAAAAGGATTATCAGTTTATGCTCCGCACCCGCAATCCGGGGGGATTCATTCCGGCCCAACTCTACACCGCCCTGGATGATCTGTCCAAAACCCACGGTAACCAAACTCTCCGGGTGACCACCAGGCAAGGTTTGCAAATCCATGGCATTGTCAAAAAAGATCTGAAAATGGCGATCGCCACGGTGGTGAATAATTTGGGTTCTACCCTAGGGGCCTGTGGGGACATTAACCGCAACGTGATGGCTCCGGCGGCTCCTTTTCGGGATAAACCAGAATATGGCTATGCCTGGGACTATGCCAATAAGGTGGCGGACTTGCTCAGTCCCCAGAGTGGTGCCTATTACGAAATTTGGCTCGATGGGGAAAAAGTTATTAGTGCGGAGGAAGCCCCGGAAGTTAAAGCAGCCCGGCAAAAAGCCCTCAATGGAACTAACCTGGATGACCCCAAGGAACCCATTTACGGCCAACAGTTCATGCCCCGCAAATTCAAAATTAGCGTCACTGTGCCGGGGGACAATTCCATCGACGTTTATACCCACGACATTAGTTTGGTGGTGATCACCGATCGCCATGGGGAGCTACGGGGTTTTAATGTATTGGCCGGTGGTGGTTTAGGCCGGACCCACAATAAGGAAGAAACCTTTGCCCGGGCCGCTGACCCCATTGGTTACGTGGGGAAAGATGATGTTTACGATCTGGTCAAAGCCATTGTGGCCACCCAACGGGATTACGGCGATCGCCATAACCGCCGCCATGCTCGGATGAAATATCTGTTGGCGGACTGGGGAGTAGAAAAATTCCGCAAACAGGTGGAAAAGTATTTAGGCAAACCGTTCCAATCCTTTAAGCCCCTGCCGGCCTGGCGTTACCAAGATTACCTCGGTTGGCACGAACAGGGGGACGGCAAACTCTTTTTCGGTCTGTCGGTGGAAAATGGCCGCATCAAAGATGAAGGGGATTTCCAGCTTAAAACCGCCCTACGCAAAGTGGTGGACCAGTTCCAGTTGCCCCTGCGCCTCACCGCCAACCACAATATCCTGCTCTACGACATCAATGCCCAGGATAAAGCGGCGATCGAGCAAATTTTTCAACAGCATGGTGTAGTCACTGACCCGGAGGCGATCGACACCCTGGTACGCTACTCCATGGCTTGCCCCGCCCTGCCCACCTGTGGCCTAGCGGTCACCGAGTCGGAGAGAATTATGCCCAGCGTCAATGCCCGTCTACGGGATCTGTTGAATAGCCTGGATTTACCTAACGAGAGCATTGTCACCCGGATGACCGGTTGCCCCAACGGTTGTGCCCGGCCCTACATGGCGGAAATTGGTTTTGTCGGTAGTGCCCCTAACACCTACCAAGTATGGCTGGCGGGGAGTCCCCACCAGGAACGTTTGGCCGAAGCCTACACGGAAAAAATGCCCCTGGAACAGCTAGAAAGCTTTTTTGAACCCCTATTTGTCTTCTTCAAACAGAATCGCAAAGCGAAGGAAAGTTTTGGGGACTTTTGCCATCGGGTGGGCTTCACCGCCCTACGGGAATTTAGCCAGGGTTACACGGTGCCGGCCAAGGGTAATAAAAACCGCAAAAACCAACGCCGAGTTAGTCTGTCCGATGAAATGTATGCCCAGCTTAAGGCCCGGTCTGAGCGGGATAATTGCCCCATGAACCAAATCGTTCAGGAGGCCCTCACCGCCTACCTGGGCAAATAA
- a CDS encoding EfeU/Ftr1 family ferrous iron transporter subunit has product MDFAAGLPIFIVTLREALEASLVVGIVLACLAQARQLQLKGWVYRGISAGVVASVLVGCLLAGVLQGVERLPGPYTPILKALLAALLGAIAVGMLSWMLLWMTTQARSLRGEIQGQIDQAVEQEGGGKAIAIVVFIAVVREGFEMVLFLAAQQNMANPAAIGAALAGIATAVGIALLIFRLGVKLNLRLFFQVMGTLLLIIIGGLVIGVLKNLDLAVSMMGLANLGLDYLCFVPGDSCLLGPQLWNLAPWLPDNQFPGLVLKTLAGYRDHLYLLQAIAYGIFLSVIGGLYFRGLAGQKDSSTAMAQKS; this is encoded by the coding sequence ATGGATTTTGCCGCCGGTTTACCCATTTTCATTGTCACCCTGCGGGAAGCCCTGGAGGCATCCTTGGTGGTGGGCATTGTTTTAGCTTGTCTCGCCCAGGCCCGCCAACTGCAACTCAAAGGCTGGGTGTACCGGGGCATTAGTGCTGGCGTGGTAGCTAGTGTGCTAGTCGGTTGCCTCCTCGCAGGGGTATTGCAGGGAGTTGAACGGTTACCGGGGCCCTACACCCCCATTTTAAAAGCCCTTTTGGCAGCTCTGTTGGGGGCGATCGCCGTCGGGATGCTGAGCTGGATGTTGCTCTGGATGACCACCCAAGCCCGTTCTCTGCGGGGGGAAATCCAAGGACAGATTGACCAAGCGGTGGAACAGGAAGGGGGAGGCAAAGCCATTGCCATTGTGGTGTTCATTGCGGTGGTGCGGGAAGGCTTTGAAATGGTGCTATTCCTAGCGGCCCAACAAAATATGGCCAATCCGGCGGCGATCGGGGCGGCCCTGGCGGGCATTGCCACAGCGGTGGGGATAGCCCTCTTAATTTTCCGCCTTGGGGTCAAACTTAATCTGAGGCTTTTTTTCCAGGTGATGGGTACCCTGTTGCTGATTATTATCGGGGGACTGGTGATTGGGGTGCTAAAAAACCTTGATTTGGCCGTCAGTATGATGGGTCTGGCTAATCTGGGCCTAGATTACCTGTGCTTTGTTCCCGGCGATTCCTGCCTCCTGGGGCCCCAGTTGTGGAATTTGGCCCCCTGGTTACCGGATAATCAATTTCCCGGCCTTGTGCTTAAAACCCTCGCCGGTTACAGAGATCACCTTTACCTACTCCAGGCGATCGCCTATGGCATTTTTTTAAGCGTCATTGGTGGTCTTTATTTCCGGGGTTTAGCTGGCCAGAAAGATTCTTCCACTGCCATGGCTCAAAAGTCCTAG
- the ligA gene encoding NAD-dependent DNA ligase LigA produces MTTVDRLLQLRQQLQKASYAYYVLDAPTMEDSVYDQLYRELQRLEAENPELITPDSPTQRVGEQPAGQFQSVAHHIPLYSLENAFNVGELRQWQERWQRITPEIEAVEYVCELKIDGSAIALTYENGLLVRGVTRGDGTTGEEISQNIKTIRSIPLKLNLDNPPPRVEVRGEVFLPLQEFDRINRQRETEGESLFANPRNAAAGTLRQLDPRIVHQRRLQFFAYTLHLPGQGEQIQSQWQALAYLKEAGFLVNPHCQLCINLDGVVEYFQDWEGARQRLPYMTDGVVVKINDYRLQNELGFTQKFPRWAIALKYPAEEAPTVVKAIEVNVGRTGAVTPLAVMEPVHLAGTTVQRATLHNQDRIQELDIRVGDTVIIRKAGEIIPEVVRVLGELRPANTNPYVFPSHCPACGSPLVKPLEEAVTRCVNSSCPAILQGSLIHWASRNALDIQGLGEKVVIALLENRLINSVADLYRLEVEQLLNLERFAQKSAEKLISAIQTSKTQPWSRILFGLGIRHVGQVNAKSLARQFPTVERLGQASFADLEGVYGIGPEIAEAVVNWFRNPSNQKLVADLQELGLQLADHGVDQNPMETKQLAGKTFVLTGTLPNLSRLEAQQLIEQAGGKVTSAVSAKTDYVLLGEKPGSKATKAENLGIRLLSEAEFLEILGN; encoded by the coding sequence ATGACCACCGTTGATCGCCTTTTGCAACTGCGCCAACAACTCCAAAAAGCTAGCTACGCCTACTATGTGTTGGATGCTCCCACCATGGAGGATAGCGTTTATGACCAACTCTACCGGGAACTACAAAGGCTAGAAGCGGAAAATCCTGAGCTAATCACCCCCGATAGTCCTACCCAACGGGTGGGGGAACAGCCCGCCGGTCAATTCCAGTCCGTTGCCCATCATATTCCCCTCTACAGCCTCGAAAATGCCTTTAACGTGGGGGAACTACGGCAATGGCAAGAACGGTGGCAACGGATTACCCCAGAAATTGAAGCAGTGGAATATGTCTGTGAACTAAAAATTGATGGTTCGGCGATCGCCTTGACCTACGAAAACGGTCTGCTGGTGCGGGGTGTCACCAGGGGAGATGGTACCACCGGGGAAGAAATTAGCCAGAATATCAAAACCATTCGTTCCATTCCCCTAAAGTTAAATCTAGATAACCCCCCCCCCAGGGTGGAAGTGCGGGGAGAAGTCTTTTTACCTTTGCAGGAATTTGATCGCATTAATCGGCAAAGGGAAACCGAGGGAGAAAGTTTATTTGCCAATCCCCGCAATGCGGCCGCTGGTACTCTCCGGCAGTTGGACCCCAGAATAGTCCACCAAAGACGGCTACAATTCTTTGCTTATACTCTCCATTTACCGGGACAAGGAGAACAAATCCAGAGTCAATGGCAAGCGTTGGCATATCTAAAAGAAGCCGGTTTTCTGGTCAATCCCCATTGTCAGCTTTGCATCAATTTGGATGGGGTAGTGGAATATTTTCAAGATTGGGAAGGGGCCCGCCAACGTTTGCCCTATATGACCGATGGGGTGGTGGTGAAAATCAATGATTACCGATTGCAAAACGAGTTAGGCTTCACCCAAAAATTTCCCCGCTGGGCGATCGCCTTAAAATATCCCGCCGAAGAGGCCCCCACAGTGGTTAAAGCCATTGAAGTTAATGTGGGGCGCACCGGAGCTGTAACCCCTTTAGCGGTGATGGAACCAGTACATTTAGCAGGGACAACGGTGCAAAGGGCAACGTTACACAATCAAGACCGCATCCAGGAATTAGACATTCGGGTGGGGGACACGGTGATTATCCGCAAAGCGGGGGAAATTATTCCCGAAGTGGTACGGGTTCTAGGGGAATTGCGCCCCGCAAATACTAATCCCTACGTTTTTCCCAGTCATTGTCCTGCCTGTGGCTCACCATTGGTAAAACCGTTGGAAGAAGCGGTAACCCGTTGTGTGAACAGCTCCTGCCCCGCCATTCTACAGGGAAGTTTAATCCATTGGGCTAGTCGCAATGCATTGGATATTCAAGGGCTAGGGGAAAAGGTCGTCATTGCTCTGTTGGAAAATCGCTTGATCAACTCCGTTGCCGATTTATATCGTTTAGAGGTGGAGCAGTTATTAAACCTGGAACGCTTTGCCCAAAAGTCTGCAGAAAAATTAATTAGCGCTATTCAAACCAGCAAAACCCAACCCTGGAGTCGTATTTTATTCGGTCTGGGCATTCGCCATGTGGGACAAGTTAATGCCAAATCCCTTGCCAGACAATTTCCCACAGTGGAAAGGTTAGGCCAGGCTAGTTTTGCCGACTTAGAGGGGGTTTATGGCATCGGGCCAGAAATTGCCGAAGCCGTGGTGAACTGGTTCCGTAACCCCAGTAATCAAAAATTGGTGGCGGATTTACAGGAGTTGGGTTTGCAACTGGCGGACCATGGAGTGGACCAAAACCCAATGGAAACCAAACAATTAGCAGGGAAAACCTTTGTGTTGACGGGAACTTTGCCTAATCTAAGTCGCTTGGAAGCTCAGCAATTAATTGAACAAGCGGGCGGGAAAGTAACCAGTGCTGTGAGTGCCAAAACCGACTATGTTCTGTTAGGAGAAAAACCCGGTAGTAAGGCAACCAAAGCGGAAAATTTGGGTATCAGATTACTATCGGAGGCGGAATTTTTAGAAATCCTAGGGAATTAA
- the ruvB gene encoding Holliday junction branch migration DNA helicase RuvB, whose amino-acid sequence MAIKRSGNNNLSPNVKSDLLSPEVIPQECSLSPELDQQEASLRPQRLTDYIGQRDLKQVLRIAIQAAQGRQEPIDHLLLYGPPGLGKTTLALILAEEMQVRCKITAAPALERPRDITGLLLALQPGDILFIDEIHRLNRLTEELLYPAMEDFRLDITMGKGQSAKVRSLNLARFTLVGATTKVGSLTSPLRDRFGLIQRLRFYELDELQQIILRTAGLLNVPISPEGAKAIAMRARGTPRIANRLLKRVRDYAQVKQQLEITPTLASEALDLYQVDKRGLDWTDRLVLQTLIEQFQGGPTGLEAIAAATGEDAKTIEEVYEPYLLQIGYLARTSRGRIATTAAYEHLGLTPPNPLLPW is encoded by the coding sequence ATGGCCATTAAACGTTCTGGTAACAATAATCTTTCTCCCAACGTTAAGTCCGACCTTCTTTCCCCGGAAGTTATCCCCCAGGAATGCAGTCTCAGTCCAGAGTTGGACCAGCAAGAGGCATCCCTGCGGCCCCAAAGGTTGACGGATTACATTGGCCAACGGGATCTCAAACAAGTGTTACGCATTGCCATTCAGGCCGCCCAGGGTAGGCAAGAGCCGATCGACCATCTACTGTTGTACGGTCCGCCGGGGTTGGGTAAAACCACCCTAGCGTTAATTTTGGCGGAGGAAATGCAGGTGCGTTGCAAAATCACTGCGGCTCCGGCGTTGGAACGGCCTAGGGACATTACGGGACTACTGCTAGCACTGCAACCGGGAGATATTTTGTTTATCGATGAAATTCACCGTTTAAATCGCCTCACGGAGGAATTGCTTTACCCTGCCATGGAGGATTTTCGTTTAGACATCACCATGGGCAAAGGGCAAAGTGCCAAAGTCCGTAGTTTAAATTTGGCCCGGTTTACCCTAGTGGGGGCCACCACCAAGGTTGGTTCCCTCACTTCTCCGCTACGCGATCGGTTTGGCTTAATTCAAAGATTAAGATTTTATGAATTAGATGAGTTGCAACAAATTATTCTCCGCACCGCTGGTTTATTGAATGTCCCCATCTCCCCGGAAGGGGCTAAGGCGATCGCCATGCGGGCCAGGGGCACCCCCCGTATTGCTAACCGTTTACTCAAAAGAGTGCGGGATTACGCCCAGGTAAAACAACAACTGGAAATTACTCCGACCTTGGCTTCGGAGGCATTGGATTTATACCAAGTAGATAAACGGGGTTTGGATTGGACAGACCGCTTAGTTTTACAAACTTTAATTGAACAATTCCAGGGTGGCCCTACAGGTCTAGAGGCGATCGCCGCCGCCACGGGGGAAGATGCGAAAACCATTGAGGAAGTGTACGAACCCTATCTGCTACAAATCGGTTACCTGGCCCGCACTAGCCGGGGCCGCATTGCCACCACCGCCGCCTACGAACATTTGGGGTTAACTCCGCCCAATCCCCTTCTGCCGTGGTAA
- a CDS encoding thiazole synthase, giving the protein MTAVFTSVTNHSLPHASDKLEESKDLLEIAGRKFHSRLMTGTGKYPSLTTMQDSVASSGCQIVTVAVRRVQTNAPGHEGLAEAIDWSTIWMLPNTAGCQTAEEAIRVARLGREMAKLLGQEDNNFIKLEVIPDSQYLLPDPIGTLEAAEQLVKEGFAVLPYINADPLLAKRLEEVGCATVMPLGSPIGSGQGIRNAANIAIIIENSKVPVVVDAGIGTPSEAAQAMEMGADAVLINSAIAMAADPVMMAKAMAMATQAGRLAYLSGRMPIKAKANASSPLTGLVS; this is encoded by the coding sequence ATGACTGCCGTGTTTACCTCCGTTACCAACCATTCTTTGCCCCACGCTTCCGACAAGTTAGAGGAGAGTAAGGATCTGCTGGAAATTGCCGGCCGTAAATTCCACTCCCGTTTAATGACCGGCACTGGTAAATATCCTTCTCTAACTACCATGCAGGACAGCGTAGCTAGTAGTGGTTGTCAGATTGTGACAGTGGCAGTGCGGCGGGTGCAAACCAATGCCCCAGGCCATGAGGGATTAGCGGAAGCCATTGACTGGTCTACCATTTGGATGTTACCCAATACCGCCGGTTGTCAGACTGCGGAGGAAGCCATTCGAGTGGCCCGTTTGGGGCGGGAAATGGCCAAACTATTGGGGCAGGAAGACAATAATTTCATTAAATTGGAAGTAATTCCCGATAGCCAATACCTGTTACCCGACCCCATTGGCACCCTAGAAGCGGCGGAACAGTTGGTCAAAGAAGGTTTTGCCGTACTGCCCTACATTAACGCTGACCCCCTACTGGCTAAACGCCTAGAAGAAGTGGGCTGTGCTACGGTGATGCCCCTCGGTTCCCCCATCGGTTCCGGTCAAGGTATTCGTAACGCTGCCAACATTGCCATCATCATTGAAAATTCCAAAGTTCCCGTGGTGGTGGATGCCGGTATTGGCACTCCTAGTGAAGCGGCCCAGGCCATGGAAATGGGGGCTGATGCGGTGTTGATCAACAGTGCGATCGCCATGGCGGCGGATCCGGTAATGATGGCTAAGGCCATGGCCATGGCAACCCAAGCGGGTCGGTTGGCCTATTTATCGGGGAGGATGCCCATTAAAGCGAAGGCCAATGCTAGTTCTCCCCTCACTGGGCTGGTCAGCTAA
- a CDS encoding Coenzyme F420 hydrogenase/dehydrogenase, beta subunit C-terminal domain codes for MTVPAPHQKAKGLKPGSARPAKELCSDCGLCDTYYIHYVKEACAFINQQFDHLEEQTHGRHRDLGKEDEVYFGVHEKMFTAQKKEPIPGAQWTGIVSTIGCEMLNKGLVEGVVCVQNTPEDRFQPQVVIARTPAEVLAAKVNKPTLSPNLSVLEEVEKSGMKRLLVIGVGCQIQALRAVEKQLGLEKLYVLGTPCVDNVSRAGLQKFLETTSKSPDTVVYYEFMQDFRVHFKHEDGSTELVPFFGLKTNQLKEVFAPSCMSCFDYVNGLADLVVGYMGAPFGWQWLVVRNQTGQEMLDLVQDQLHIGQVSSTGDRHQAVQQGITAYDKAVTLPMWVAKIMGLVIDKIGPTGLEYARFSIDSHFTRNYLYVKRNHPEKLTDHVPPFAKKIVEQYKLPQQ; via the coding sequence ATGACCGTTCCTGCCCCCCACCAGAAAGCCAAAGGTCTTAAACCCGGTAGTGCGCGCCCCGCGAAAGAACTCTGTAGCGATTGTGGCCTCTGCGACACTTACTACATCCACTACGTCAAAGAAGCCTGCGCTTTCATCAACCAGCAATTTGACCACCTGGAGGAACAAACCCATGGCCGCCATCGGGATCTAGGCAAAGAAGATGAGGTGTACTTTGGGGTGCACGAAAAGATGTTCACCGCCCAAAAAAAAGAACCCATCCCCGGCGCTCAATGGACGGGCATTGTCAGCACCATTGGCTGTGAAATGTTAAATAAAGGCCTGGTGGAAGGGGTGGTATGTGTGCAAAATACCCCGGAGGATCGTTTTCAGCCCCAGGTGGTGATCGCCAGAACTCCGGCGGAAGTACTAGCGGCTAAGGTCAATAAACCCACGTTATCCCCCAATTTGTCGGTGCTGGAGGAAGTGGAAAAGTCCGGCATGAAAAGGCTCTTGGTTATCGGTGTCGGTTGCCAAATCCAAGCTCTGCGGGCGGTGGAAAAACAATTAGGCTTAGAAAAACTCTATGTGCTGGGCACCCCCTGTGTGGATAACGTGTCCCGGGCGGGACTACAGAAATTTTTAGAAACCACCAGCAAATCCCCCGATACAGTGGTGTATTACGAATTTATGCAGGATTTTCGGGTGCATTTCAAGCACGAAGATGGTTCGACGGAATTAGTGCCGTTCTTTGGCTTAAAAACTAATCAGTTAAAGGAAGTTTTTGCCCCTTCCTGCATGAGTTGTTTCGATTACGTCAATGGCTTAGCGGATCTTGTGGTCGGTTATATGGGCGCTCCCTTCGGTTGGCAATGGTTAGTGGTACGCAATCAAACAGGGCAGGAAATGTTAGACCTGGTGCAGGATCAATTACATATCGGCCAAGTAAGTTCCACTGGCGATCGCCATCAGGCGGTGCAACAGGGCATCACAGCCTACGATAAAGCAGTGACATTGCCCATGTGGGTGGCAAAAATAATGGGTTTAGTGATTGATAAGATTGGTCCCACAGGTCTGGAATATGCCCGCTTTTCCATTGATTCCCACTTCACCCGCAATTACCTATACGTTAAACGGAACCATCCGGAAAAGTTAACGGATCACGTGCCTCCCTTTGCGAAAAAAATTGTTGAGCAGTATAAACTCCCTCAGCAATAA
- a CDS encoding serine hydrolase, which translates to MKKSLFLGGTLAFFSILSTGSAWGESVVDGKVQAILDKHYQTYRNDEFFSAIQLSTKAGDGAIKTYVVGTKSHEADSPVIDSESLFQIGSITKSFTSVLLLQAEMEGKVSLDNDFTSYLPEYGRWNGVTITQLLNMTSGLPNYSDSPTINYSFVQSPERIWQDKELVDVVYPQPNLPAPPLNTGYGYTNTAYTLGGLILEKVYGQSYAELIDEKILQPLQLDNTFYPIPSYPPVILARMVDGNNFNPYTNPELTGRSVDNGNLSWAGAAGGLVANTQDIISWVRALFVEDKLLSLEQKKQLTQIVSLSTGEPITGTTAEEPRGFGLGVVQGYDQDWGHYWFYQGETLGHRSFYLYFPCNEVIISALFNSAVNDQNNNVKPLLTGVYQALLDDQPNLVCQSK; encoded by the coding sequence ATGAAAAAGTCTCTGTTTCTGGGCGGTACATTGGCGTTTTTCTCCATCCTATCCACCGGCAGTGCCTGGGGAGAATCAGTAGTTGATGGTAAGGTTCAAGCTATCCTGGACAAACATTATCAAACCTACAGAAATGATGAGTTTTTTAGTGCTATTCAGTTATCTACTAAAGCAGGGGATGGGGCAATCAAAACCTATGTGGTGGGGACAAAAAGCCATGAAGCGGATAGTCCTGTCATAGATTCAGAAAGCTTATTTCAAATTGGTAGTATTACCAAATCTTTCACTTCAGTATTATTACTGCAGGCGGAAATGGAAGGAAAAGTTAGTTTAGACAATGATTTTACCTCTTACCTACCGGAATATGGACGCTGGAATGGGGTAACCATTACCCAACTATTGAATATGACTTCTGGATTACCCAACTACAGTGATAGTCCCACCATTAACTATAGCTTTGTGCAAAGTCCAGAGCGCATTTGGCAGGACAAGGAATTGGTAGATGTGGTTTATCCCCAGCCCAATTTGCCGGCTCCGCCCCTAAATACTGGGTATGGCTACACCAACACCGCTTACACCTTGGGCGGTCTTATTTTAGAAAAGGTTTATGGTCAAAGTTATGCTGAACTAATTGATGAGAAAATTCTACAACCATTGCAACTAGACAACACTTTTTATCCCATTCCCAGTTATCCCCCGGTCATTTTAGCTCGCATGGTGGACGGGAATAATTTTAACCCCTACACGAACCCTGAATTAACAGGGCGATCGGTGGACAATGGCAATCTTTCATGGGCAGGAGCAGCAGGGGGTCTAGTGGCGAATACGCAAGATATTATTAGTTGGGTCAGAGCTTTGTTTGTGGAAGATAAGTTACTGTCATTGGAGCAAAAGAAACAGTTAACCCAAATAGTTTCCCTCAGCACCGGCGAACCCATTACAGGCACCACCGCGGAAGAACCGAGGGGATTTGGTTTGGGGGTTGTCCAAGGTTACGACCAAGATTGGGGGCATTATTGGTTCTACCAGGGGGAAACCCTTGGCCATCGTTCTTTTTATCTTTATTTTCCCTGTAATGAAGTAATTATTTCTGCTTTGTTTAATAGTGCTGTTAACGACCAAAATAATAATGTTAAACCTCTCTTAACCGGCGTTTATCAAGCCCTCTTGGATGACCAACCAAATTTAGTTTGCCAGAGCAAATAA
- the cbiB gene encoding adenosylcobinamide-phosphate synthase CbiB, with amino-acid sequence MMAEDPSFLPLIGLIILGGASLLDFLLGDPKSWRHPVEFIGSAINFGSQLIIRKVNNKNTRRLWGIFLGLKIIIGSGFLAWLVVYLTEKISPILAIFVQIIGMASCFAGHSLAQVARSVLDPLKVGDLNAARQKLALFVGRDTDNLSETEILRATVESVAENTVDGVTSPLFYALLGTLFPLIGPWPLAIAYKAASTLDSMVGYKREPYTDLGWFSARLEDYLTWLPCRLTVLMLAMLSGKPKAILTIVDRDGPLDPSPNSGRSEAVYAAILGVQLGGDNYYQGVLKSKPLLGDAIEPLSIGKIAQSLWYSRTVFLWQLLLGLTVILAIQAGTMAEISLNKI; translated from the coding sequence ATGATGGCAGAAGATCCGAGTTTTTTGCCGCTGATTGGTTTAATTATTCTAGGGGGGGCTTCGCTGTTGGATTTTCTGCTAGGGGATCCCAAATCTTGGCGACATCCAGTGGAATTTATTGGTTCAGCTATTAACTTTGGTAGCCAGTTGATTATCCGTAAAGTTAATAATAAAAATACTCGACGTTTATGGGGTATTTTTTTAGGATTAAAAATAATTATTGGTAGTGGCTTTCTAGCCTGGTTAGTAGTTTATTTAACCGAAAAAATCTCCCCTATTTTGGCAATATTTGTGCAAATAATTGGCATGGCAAGTTGTTTTGCTGGCCATAGTTTGGCCCAGGTGGCCCGGTCAGTACTTGATCCTTTAAAAGTAGGAGATTTAAACGCTGCTCGACAAAAATTAGCTCTATTTGTGGGCAGGGATACGGATAATTTATCAGAAACAGAAATCCTGCGGGCTACAGTGGAAAGTGTGGCGGAAAACACCGTGGATGGGGTCACTAGTCCTTTGTTTTATGCACTTTTGGGCACTCTTTTCCCTTTGATTGGTCCTTGGCCCTTGGCGATCGCCTATAAAGCGGCCAGTACACTCGATTCCATGGTGGGGTATAAACGGGAACCCTATACGGATTTAGGTTGGTTTAGTGCTCGCCTGGAGGATTATTTAACTTGGTTGCCCTGTCGTTTAACGGTGTTGATGTTGGCAATGTTATCAGGCAAACCCAAAGCAATTTTAACCATTGTGGACAGGGATGGCCCCCTAGATCCCAGCCCCAATTCCGGGCGGAGTGAAGCGGTTTATGCCGCCATTTTAGGCGTACAACTAGGGGGTGATAACTATTACCAAGGAGTGTTGAAAAGCAAGCCCCTATTGGGGGATGCCATTGAACCTTTAAGCATAGGCAAAATTGCCCAAAGTTTGTGGTATTCCCGCACGGTTTTTCTTTGGCAATTATTGTTGGGGTTAACAGTAATACTAGCTATCCAAGCGGGTACTATGGCGGAGATAAGCCTCAATAAAATCTGA